A single region of the Oncorhynchus keta strain PuntledgeMale-10-30-2019 chromosome 37, Oket_V2, whole genome shotgun sequence genome encodes:
- the lancl1 gene encoding glutathione S-transferase LANCL1, producing MDQRAWKNPYADYDGNPASVQELFDSQGKLTAEFAGRLSNAISQLLMHMENGLKSADPRDCTGYTGWAGIALLYLHLHGVFGEPSFLQKALDYVGHSLTCPTRRRDVTFLCGDAGPLAVAAVVYHRVQRAQESDECLSRLLQLHQSVVMGSGASGLPDELLYGRMGYLYALTFINQQFGHDKIPIQYIQQICEAVLISGEGQSQRFRCQDQSPLMYEWYQEQYVGPAHGLAGIYYFLMQPGYVAGDERVHRLVRPSVDHVCRLRFPTGNYPPCIGDNRDLLVHWCHGAPGIIYMLLQAYKVFGVGQYLEEALQCGEVVWHRGLLKKGYGLCHGAAGNAYAFLALYKLTHDPKHLYRACMFADWCMNYGKHGTGHGFSLFTGMAGTIYFLADLLQPLKSKFPAFEV from the exons ATGGACCAGAGAGCTTGGAAGAACCCATACGCAGACTATGATGGGAACCCTGCATCTGTGCAAGAACTATTTGATTCACAAGGAAAg CTCACAGCAGAGTTTGCAGGGCGGTTGAGCAATGCCATCAGTCAGCTGTTGATGCACATGGAGAATGGGCTCAAGTCTGCTGACCCTAGAGACTGCACTGGCTACACTGGCTGGGCAG GCATCGCCCTGCTTTACCTGCACCTCCACGGTGTGTTTGGCGAGCCTTCATTCCTGCAGAAGGCTCTGGACTACGTGGGCCACAGCCTGACGTGTCCGACGCGGCGACGTGATGTCACCTTCCTGTGCGGTGACGCCGGGCCCCTGGCCGTGGCTGCAGTGGTCTACCACAGAGTACAGAGGGCACAGGAGTCAGACGAATGCCTCAGCAG GCTGCTGCAGCTCCATCAGTCGGTGGTAATGGGCTCCGGGGCCAGCGGTCTCCCTGATGAGCTGCTCTATGGCAGGATGGGTTACCTCTACGCCCTGACCTTCATCAACCAGCAGTTTGGCCACGACAAGATCCCCATCCAGTATATCCAACAG ATCTGTGAGGCTGTGTTAATATCGGGGGAGGGCCAGTCTCAGAGGTTCCGCTGTCAGGACCAGAGCCCTCTGATGTACGAGTGGTACCAAGAACAGTATGTAGGCCCCGCCCACGGCCTGGCAGGCATCTACTACTTCCTCATGCAG CCAGGCTATGTGGCGGGGGATGAGAGGGTCCACAGACTGGTGAGGCCCAGCGTGGACCACGTCTGTCGACTCCGCTTTCCCACTGGGAACTACCCGCCCTGCATAGGGGACAACCGGGACCTGCTGGTGCACTGGTGTCATGGAGCCCCAGGCATTATCTACATGCTGCTGCAGGCCTACAAG GTGTTTGGAGTGGGCCAGTACCTGGAAGAGGCTCTACAGTGTGGGGAGGTGGTGTGGCACAGGGGCCTGCTGAAGAAGGGCTACGGCCTGTGTCACGGCGCCGCGGGTAACGCCTACGCCTTCCTGGCCCTCTACAAGCTCACCCATGACCCCAAGCACCTCTACAGGGCCTGTATG TTTGCAGACTGGTGCATGAACTACGGCAAACATGGCACAGGACATGGGTTCtcattatt CACAGGCATGGCTGGAACCATCTACTTCCTGGCAGACCTCCTCCAGCCCCTGAAATCAAAGTTCCCAGCATTTGAGGTGTAA
- the LOC127916783 gene encoding uncharacterized protein LOC127916783, translated as MAKCVELCEMSNKWLTLLSVPMAKCVELREMSNKWLTLFSVPMAKCVELREMSNKWLTLLSVPMAKCVELREISNKWLTLLSVPMAKCVELREISNKWLTLLSVPKAKCVELCEMSNKWLTLLSVPMAKCVELSEMSNKWLTLLSVPKAKCVELCEMSNKWLTLLSVPKAKCVELCEMSNKWLTLLSVPMAKCVELCEMSNKWLTLLSVPMAKCVELCEISNKWLTLLSVPMAKCVELREMSNKWLTLLSVPMAKCVELCEISNKWLTLLSVPKAKCVELREISNKWLTLLSVPMAKCVELEGDMA; from the coding sequence atggcaaaatgtgtagaattgtgtGAAATGAGTAATAAATGGCTCACTCTACTCTCcgtccccatggcaaaatgtgtagaattgcgtGAAATGAGTAATAAATGGCTCACTCTGTTCTCcgtccccatggcaaaatgtgtagaattgcgtGAAATGAGTAATAAATGGCTCACTCTACTCTCcgtccccatggcaaaatgtgtagaattgcgtGAAATTAGTAATAAATGGCTCACTCTACTCTCcgtccccatggcaaaatgtgtagaattgcgtGAAATTAGTAATAAATGGCTCACTCTACTCTCCGTCCCcaaggcaaaatgtgtagaattgtgtGAAATGAGTAATAAATGGCTCACTCTACTCTCcgtccccatggcaaaatgtgtagaattgagtGAAATGAGTAATAAATGGCTCACTCTACTCTCCGTCCCcaaggcaaaatgtgtagaattgtgtGAAATGAGTAATAAATGGCTCACTCTACTCTCCGTCCCcaaggcaaaatgtgtagaattgtgtGAAATGAGTAATAAATGGCTCACTCTACTCTCcgtccccatggcaaaatgtgtagaattgtgtGAAATGAGTAATAAATGGCTCACTCTACTCTCcgtccccatggcaaaatgtgtagaattgtgtGAAATTAGTAATAAATGGCTCACTCTACTCTCcgtccccatggcaaaatgtgtagaattgcgtGAAATGAGTAATAAATGGCTCACTCTACTCTCcgtccccatggcaaaatgtgtagaattgtgtGAAATTAGTAATAAATGGCTCACTCTACTCTCCGTCCCcaaggcaaaatgtgtagaattgcgtGAAATTAGTAATAAATGGCTCACTCTACTCTCcgtccccatggcaaaatgtgtagaattggagGGCGATATGGCCTGA